The DNA window ATTCGTGATGGGGGACCAGTCCGATGCCTACAAGACCGGCCTGGCAATTGACGCCGGGTACTACTACCGGGCCTCCCGAGCCGGATTCGTCGGCATTGCCGGGGGATATCACCAATTCAAAGGAAAAGGAGCTGTCGGAGACCTGAACGTCATCCCGGTCCACCTTGCCCTCAAGTACAACTTCTCCCTTACGGGCGTCCAGCCGTACATCGGTGGAGAAGTGGGCCCGTATTTCCTGAGCAACGGTAGCTCAGAAACCAAATTCGGCGCCGTTCCTCGCCTCGGTCTGCGGATTCCATTGGCCG is part of the Salinibacter sp. 10B genome and encodes:
- a CDS encoding outer membrane beta-barrel protein gives rise to the protein MKRLLLTVCALFLFTALPAEAQPTWRHQLYFNSGPQFVMGDQSDAYKTGLAIDAGYYYRASRAGFVGIAGGYHQFKGKGAVGDLNVIPVHLALKYNFSLTGVQPYIGGEVGPYFLSNGSSETKFGAVPRLGLRIPLAEGIDLDVNVKYNIIFQDSENFTYVGTNGGFSYIVQ